A genomic region of Persephonella marina EX-H1 contains the following coding sequences:
- a CDS encoding tetratricopeptide repeat protein produces MKKIFKFALLFVFLSFVFSCAPKPAEYEEKRIQNSQYYYKIGLSYLNSGNIAQAIYYLNKAYEIDPEDPDILNALGIAYTNVKEYSRAKEFFLKSIEILPDKPETYTNLGVLLAQEGNYEQALWYLEKAIENPNYRNKEKALYNIAVVYRKMGNLPKFEEALKRTISYNPYFMNAYITLGNYYILQKRYTDAYDIFTRAVNAGLVNPYIYLGLGKAYYYLGEYEKSRYFFQKAKKVAGDDMFVKQEAVKFIDIVDRKIVEKKEREIKEQSVKKKVSVKRVVKKEIRKEDKVVETLDTGKDLSEPEKKEESPVMEEKKPEKEKSENERVKIGGERDTKVAKRSVPETPKKVIKPKIRFYVQVGVFSDEKSAMDIYEKLKEKGFEPQIKRRNIDGTEYYFVIIGYFKSYLEASRFYRKNLKPDGFKGIVKFVRK; encoded by the coding sequence ATGAAAAAAATTTTTAAATTTGCACTGCTGTTTGTCTTCTTATCATTTGTTTTTAGCTGTGCACCTAAACCTGCAGAGTATGAGGAGAAAAGAATCCAGAACAGCCAGTATTACTACAAGATAGGTCTTTCATATCTCAACAGCGGTAATATAGCACAGGCTATTTACTATCTTAATAAGGCATACGAGATTGATCCTGAAGATCCTGACATCCTTAATGCCCTGGGTATCGCATATACGAATGTTAAAGAGTATTCAAGGGCCAAAGAGTTTTTCCTTAAATCTATAGAGATCCTCCCTGATAAACCTGAGACATACACAAATCTCGGTGTTTTACTGGCACAGGAAGGAAATTACGAACAGGCACTGTGGTATTTAGAAAAGGCTATAGAAAACCCGAATTACAGAAATAAAGAAAAAGCCCTTTATAACATTGCTGTTGTTTACAGAAAGATGGGTAATCTTCCCAAATTTGAGGAGGCTTTAAAAAGGACAATATCATATAATCCTTACTTTATGAATGCATATATAACACTTGGAAATTACTACATACTCCAGAAGAGATATACAGATGCATACGATATATTTACGAGGGCTGTAAATGCAGGTCTTGTAAATCCATATATATATCTTGGTCTTGGAAAGGCTTACTACTATCTAGGTGAGTATGAAAAATCAAGATATTTCTTCCAGAAGGCTAAGAAGGTAGCTGGGGATGATATGTTCGTAAAGCAGGAAGCTGTAAAATTTATAGATATAGTTGATAGAAAGATAGTTGAGAAAAAAGAAAGGGAGATAAAAGAACAGAGTGTAAAAAAGAAGGTTAGTGTTAAGCGGGTTGTTAAAAAAGAGATAAGAAAAGAAGATAAAGTTGTAGAAACATTGGACACAGGTAAAGATCTATCTGAACCAGAAAAGAAGGAAGAATCCCCTGTTATGGAAGAAAAGAAACCGGAAAAAGAAAAGAGCGAAAATGAAAGGGTTAAGATTGGAGGAGAAAGGGATACAAAAGTAGCAAAGAGATCTGTTCCGGAGACGCCTAAGAAGGTTATTAAACCAAAAATAAGATTTTATGTTCAGGTAGGTGTTTTCTCGGATGAAAAATCTGCCATGGATATTTATGAAAAACTTAAAGAAAAGGGTTTTGAACCTCAGATCAAGAGAAGAAATATAGATGGTACAGAGTATTATTTTGTTATAATAGGATATTTCAAAAGTTACCTTGAGGCTTCAAGGTTTTATAGAAAAAATCTTAAGCCGGACGGCTTTAAAGGAATAGTAAAATTTGTTAGAAAGTAG
- a CDS encoding glycosyltransferase family 2 protein: MEGKKIDISVVIPIFDEEENLPLLYEKLKKVLDSLGKEYEIIFVNDGSRDRSWEIIKEFAEKDSHVVGVNFRKNFGQTAAMSAGFETARGEVIITMDGDLQNDPEDIPKLLELIDQGYDIVSGWRKDRKDAFLSRTLPSRIANWLISKVTGVHLHDYGCSLKAYRADVAKQLDFYGEMHRFLPALSKSIGAKITEIPVKHHPRIYGKSKYGISRTFKVLLDLMLVKFLLDYRTKPLRVFGGTGAVLFLFGSITLSYLVLIKVLFGQDIGNRPLLIFGTLFVLSGIQLVSTGIVAELITRTYYESQGKRPYIIKEIVKKES, encoded by the coding sequence ATGGAAGGAAAAAAGATAGATATCTCAGTGGTTATACCGATCTTTGATGAGGAAGAAAATCTACCCCTTCTTTACGAAAAACTTAAAAAAGTTCTTGATAGTCTTGGAAAGGAGTATGAGATCATCTTTGTTAATGACGGAAGTAGAGATAGATCATGGGAGATCATAAAGGAGTTTGCTGAGAAAGACAGCCATGTTGTTGGTGTTAATTTCAGAAAAAACTTTGGTCAGACAGCTGCGATGTCAGCCGGGTTTGAAACAGCCAGAGGTGAAGTGATAATAACTATGGATGGTGATCTCCAGAATGACCCTGAGGATATTCCTAAACTTCTTGAGCTTATAGATCAGGGTTACGATATAGTTAGTGGATGGAGAAAAGATAGAAAGGATGCCTTTTTAAGCAGAACTCTACCTTCAAGAATTGCAAACTGGCTTATATCTAAAGTTACAGGTGTTCATCTCCATGATTACGGCTGTTCCCTGAAAGCATACAGGGCTGATGTGGCAAAACAGCTTGATTTTTACGGTGAGATGCACAGATTCCTGCCAGCCTTATCAAAATCTATAGGGGCAAAAATCACTGAGATTCCTGTAAAACACCATCCGAGGATATATGGAAAATCAAAATACGGTATATCAAGAACATTCAAAGTACTACTTGACCTTATGCTTGTTAAATTTTTACTTGATTACAGAACAAAGCCTTTGAGGGTTTTTGGAGGAACAGGGGCTGTTTTATTTCTGTTTGGATCTATAACACTTTCTTATCTGGTTCTGATAAAGGTTCTGTTTGGTCAGGACATTGGGAACAGGCCTCTTTTGATATTTGGAACTCTTTTTGTTCTCTCAGGTATACAGCTTGTATCCACAGGGATTGTAGCTGAGCTTATAACAAGGACATACTATGAGTCCCAGGGCAAGAGACCGTATATTATCAAGGAAATAGTTAAGAAAGAAAGCTAA
- a CDS encoding lysylphosphatidylglycerol synthase transmembrane domain-containing protein encodes MKKYIKIFELIVSLAVTGGFIYLFYVVIGFEKLIYFLKKVSPTDLFIAFILYLFSYITRTYRWKITLEIKDFKKLFKITSFNTVFNIFLPFRTGELSFFYMLKKENVPFKESAISFFTVRFFDAVSLFTVFLSSYLVYKGFTLFSLLLVLVMPFSFYIIKFMAGYIKIEKLQNFNRNVLTVKNILVLYILSVLTFVFKFSGFYFVIPHGIDLTFIENFFAAAAGDFTTILPIHGVAGIGTYEGGYAGILYLSGLDKDTALLSSVFVHIFILIGAAFIAGFSYIFLRK; translated from the coding sequence TTGAAAAAGTATATAAAGATATTTGAATTAATCGTCTCATTAGCTGTAACTGGAGGATTTATATACCTTTTTTATGTTGTAATAGGTTTTGAGAAGCTGATATACTTTTTGAAAAAAGTTTCCCCTACAGATCTTTTTATAGCTTTCATACTTTACCTTTTTTCATATATAACAAGAACATACAGATGGAAGATAACCCTTGAGATAAAAGATTTTAAAAAGCTCTTCAAGATCACATCATTCAACACTGTGTTTAATATATTTCTCCCTTTCAGAACAGGAGAGCTCTCCTTTTTCTATATGTTAAAAAAAGAGAATGTACCTTTCAAAGAAAGTGCAATAAGCTTTTTTACAGTGAGATTTTTTGATGCTGTATCACTTTTTACAGTTTTCCTCTCCTCATATCTGGTATATAAGGGTTTTACACTTTTTTCATTACTGCTTGTTTTAGTGATGCCTTTCAGTTTTTATATAATCAAGTTTATGGCAGGTTACATAAAGATAGAAAAGTTACAGAACTTTAACAGAAATGTCCTTACTGTAAAGAATATCCTTGTTCTGTATATACTCTCAGTACTTACTTTTGTTTTCAAATTCTCAGGTTTTTACTTTGTTATCCCCCACGGTATTGATCTAACATTTATTGAAAACTTTTTTGCAGCGGCAGCCGGGGATTTTACAACAATCCTTCCAATACACGGCGTTGCAGGGATAGGAACGTATGAGGGAGGTTATGCTGGAATACTTTACCTTTCAGGACTTGATAAGGATACAGCTCTCCTGTCCTCAGTTTTTGTCCACATTTTCATACTTATAGGGGCAGCTTTTATAGCAGGTTTCAGCTATATATTTTTAAGAAAATAA
- a CDS encoding TetR/AcrR family transcriptional regulator — MSQSDTKERLINSAVKIFSEKGYFNTKVSDIVKDAGVAQGTFYLYFKSKEEIFLSIVEYIVDQINGTIEKFISSDHNAETKVINFGREIFTVLYSYREIAYIYLFQLFSIDEKFKSIYVSTNNRIRDFYMETLKGYPQKEVAADILMGFGKRLLEFNILIQKQDINQVIGEFEKGVKIIFRGMR, encoded by the coding sequence ATGAGTCAGTCAGATACGAAAGAGAGGCTTATAAATTCTGCTGTAAAGATCTTTTCAGAGAAAGGGTATTTCAATACAAAGGTGTCTGATATCGTAAAAGATGCCGGTGTAGCTCAGGGAACTTTTTATCTTTACTTTAAAAGTAAGGAGGAGATATTTCTTTCTATTGTTGAGTATATAGTTGATCAGATAAACGGGACTATAGAAAAGTTTATATCTTCTGATCACAATGCTGAAACAAAGGTGATAAATTTTGGGAGAGAGATATTTACTGTTCTCTACAGTTACAGGGAGATCGCTTATATATACCTTTTTCAGCTTTTCAGCATAGATGAGAAGTTCAAAAGTATATACGTATCAACAAATAACAGGATAAGAGACTTTTATATGGAAACTCTGAAAGGTTATCCACAAAAGGAGGTAGCGGCAGATATTCTTATGGGTTTCGGTAAAAGGCTTTTAGAGTTTAATATCCTTATACAGAAACAGGATATAAATCAGGTGATTGGTGAGTTTGAGAAAGGGGTGAAAATAATCTTCAGGGGAATGAGATGA